CTTGCTCTTGGGCTGGATCACGAACTGGATCACGTATTCCGGGTGGTCCAGGCCGTCGAACAGCAGCGCCGATTCTGCATCGAAGGTCTTGGACAGGCGGATATACGCGGGGTAGCCCTGCACCAGGTCGGCGTCGTCATAGGCGCGCACCAGTTGCACGGCTTCCACTTGCAGGATCTTGAGCTTTTTAGGGTTGGCGACGATGTCTTCTTCGGTGGCCTTGTAGCCCACGCCCGGCTTGAGGCTGATCAGCCCGGCCTTGGCCAGCAACTGCAGGCCGCGCCCGCTGTTGATCGGGTCGTTGGCGATGGCCACGCTGGCGCCTTCGGGCAGGTCGTTGAAGCTCTTGTACTTTTTCGAATACAGCCCGACGTTGTTGATGATGCCCGGCGCATAAGGCACCAGGTCAAACCCGGCGGCGGCCTTGGCGTTTTCCAGGAAGGGAATGTGCTGGAAGTAGTTCACGTCGATATCGCCGGCGGCGAGGCTGACGTTGGGGGCGATCCAGTCGCTGAATTCCACCAGTTCGACCTTCAGGCCTTGTTTGCCGGCTTCTTCCACGGCGGCTTCCAGCGGGATGGCGAAGGCGGCGGTGGTGCCGACTTTCAGCGGCGCGTCGGCGGCGAATACGGCTGTGCTGAACAGTCCGAAGGCCAGGGAGAGCACTATTTTTTTCATATGAGTTTCCAATTGTAGGAGCGAGCTTGCTCGCGAAAAGCTTGAGGACGCATCGGTAAACCAGATGCACCGCGTTATCGTTAACGGTCTTCGCGAGCAAGCTCGCTCCTACAGGGGTTAGTGGCGGTAGGTAGAGCCGGTGTGTTGTTCGGGTAAGCGAGCAGTGCCGTGGAAGACTTTTTCGCGCAGCGTGCCCTGCTCATATTCGGTTTTGTACGACCCGCGCTTTTGCAGCTCCGGCACTACAAGATCGATGAAATCCACATAGCTTTCCGGCGTCACAATGCGGGTGAGGTTGAAGCCATCCAGCCCGGTCTCGCTGATCCACGATTCCAGTTCATCCGCGACCTGCTCAGGCGAGCCCACCAGCGTGATATAGCGCCCGCCGAGGGCGTGCTGCTCGAGCAATTTGCGCCGGGTCCAGTCGTTGTTCTGCAGGGCCGTGGTGGCCGACTGGATCGCATTACTTTTCACGTATTGGATGGGTTCATCGAGTTCGTACTCGGAAAAATCGATCGCCGTGGACGCCGAAAAGTGCGCCACTCCGGCTTCCGCGCTGGCATAGCTCAGGTACTCGGCGTGCTTGGCCCAGGCGAGTTCTTCGGTCGCGCCGACGATCACGTTGAGGCCCATGAACACCTTGATGTCATCCGGATTGCGCCCGGCCGCCACCGCGCTGGCGCGCACCTTGTCCACCTGGACTCTGGTCGAGGCCTTGTTCTGCCCGCTGATGAACACGCACTCGGCATGACGCCCGGCAAACTGCAGGCCTCGCTCCGAACTGCCGGCCTGGAACAGCACCGGCGTGCGCTGCGGCGAGGGCTCGCACAGGTGATAACCCTCCACCTGGTAGAACTCGCCGTGATGCTCGACCTTGTGCACCTTGCCCGGCTGCGCATACACCCGTGCCATGGGATCGTTGACCACCGCGTCATCCTCCCAGCTGCCTTCCCAGAGTTTGTACAGCACCTGCAGGTATTCATCGGCCTGGTCGTAGCGGCGGTCATGCTCGACTTGCTCGGTCAGGCCCATGGCCTTGGCGGCGCTGTCGAGGTAGCCGGTGACGATGTTCCAGCCCACGCGGCCACGGCTCAGGTGGTCGAGGGTGGACATGCGCCGGGCGAACAGATAGGGCGGCTCGTAGGTCAGGTTGGCGGTAAGACCGAAGCCGAGGTTGCGGGTAACGGCCGCCATGGCCGAGACCAGCAGCAGCGGGTCGTTGACCGGCAACTGGATCGATTCCTTGAGCGGCACGTCGATGGATTTCTGGTACACGTCATACACGCCGACGATATCGGCGATAAACAAGCCGTCGAACAGCCCGCGCTCCAGGGTTTGCGCCAGTTCGGTCCAGTACTCGAGGCTCTTGTACCGGGAGGACGTGTCCCGTGGATGGGTCCACAAGCCGTGGTTGATATGCCCGATGCAGTTCATGTTGAAGGCATTGAGCAGGATCTTTTTCTTGCTCATCAGATCGTCCCCCGCAGCGGCGGGTTTTCGGCGTTGAGGTAGTAATTGCCCACCGCGTGATATTTCCAGCGCACCGGGTCGTGCAGGGTGTGAACCCGTGCGTTGCGCCAGTGACGGTCCAGACCATGTTCGGCCAGGGTCGCCTGGCTGCCGGCCAGCTCGAACAGCGTGCTGCCGGCGGCCAGGGAGATTTCAGTGCTCAAGGCGCGCACCTCGGCGACAGCGATGGAGGCGGCCGCGACGGTCTGGGCGTTGCTGTCGGCCTGGGCGCGGTCGAGGAATTCGCCCGAGCGTTCCAGCAGCGCCTCGGCGGCGTGCAGGCGAATGCTCAGGTGGCCGAAGCTTTTCAACGTCAGCGGGTCCTCGGTGGCCTTGTCGCTGCCTGCGTCGATCCACGGACGGGTCTTGGTGCGCACAAAATGCAGCGCATCTTCGA
This genomic stretch from Pseudomonas orientalis harbors:
- a CDS encoding LLM class flavin-dependent oxidoreductase, with translation MSKKKILLNAFNMNCIGHINHGLWTHPRDTSSRYKSLEYWTELAQTLERGLFDGLFIADIVGVYDVYQKSIDVPLKESIQLPVNDPLLLVSAMAAVTRNLGFGLTANLTYEPPYLFARRMSTLDHLSRGRVGWNIVTGYLDSAAKAMGLTEQVEHDRRYDQADEYLQVLYKLWEGSWEDDAVVNDPMARVYAQPGKVHKVEHHGEFYQVEGYHLCEPSPQRTPVLFQAGSSERGLQFAGRHAECVFISGQNKASTRVQVDKVRASAVAAGRNPDDIKVFMGLNVIVGATEELAWAKHAEYLSYASAEAGVAHFSASTAIDFSEYELDEPIQYVKSNAIQSATTALQNNDWTRRKLLEQHALGGRYITLVGSPEQVADELESWISETGLDGFNLTRIVTPESYVDFIDLVVPELQKRGSYKTEYEQGTLREKVFHGTARLPEQHTGSTYRH
- a CDS encoding MetQ/NlpA family ABC transporter substrate-binding protein encodes the protein MKKIVLSLAFGLFSTAVFAADAPLKVGTTAAFAIPLEAAVEEAGKQGLKVELVEFSDWIAPNVSLAAGDIDVNYFQHIPFLENAKAAAGFDLVPYAPGIINNVGLYSKKYKSFNDLPEGASVAIANDPINSGRGLQLLAKAGLISLKPGVGYKATEEDIVANPKKLKILQVEAVQLVRAYDDADLVQGYPAYIRLSKTFDAESALLFDGLDHPEYVIQFVIQPKSKTDPRVIKFVDIYQHSPVVRAALDKSLGKLYQVGWEAKK